One window of Acidobacteriota bacterium genomic DNA carries:
- a CDS encoding RNA polymerase sigma factor — translation MPADPSAAPQPSATDGLIERCLEGDQASWEQIVRLHWRKVFNVAYKFVGKHDEAEDLTQDIFLKIFRSLHTFDRRANFQTWLISVSRNLCIDHYRSVRKERETIDRDVDAGDLSPVSREVSPYASLEHANQRALLREALDLLAPTLRSAVLLRDIKEYSYQEIADTLELPEGTVKSRINRGRLELARQIRRLQERSGARE, via the coding sequence ATGCCTGCCGATCCCTCTGCCGCGCCGCAGCCCTCAGCCACCGACGGGCTGATCGAGCGCTGCCTCGAGGGCGACCAGGCCTCGTGGGAGCAGATCGTCCGCCTGCACTGGCGGAAGGTGTTCAACGTGGCCTACAAGTTCGTCGGCAAGCACGACGAGGCCGAGGACCTGACGCAGGACATCTTCCTCAAGATCTTCAGGTCGCTGCACACGTTCGACCGGCGCGCGAACTTTCAGACGTGGTTGATCAGCGTCAGCCGGAACCTGTGCATCGACCACTACCGGTCGGTCAGGAAGGAGCGCGAGACAATCGACCGCGACGTCGACGCCGGCGACCTCTCGCCCGTGTCGCGCGAGGTGAGCCCCTACGCCTCGCTCGAGCACGCCAACCAGCGGGCGCTGCTGCGCGAGGCGCTCGACCTGCTCGCGCCGACACTGCGGTCGGCCGTGCTGCTGCGTGACATCAAGGAGTACTCGTACCAGGAAATCGCCGACACGCTGGAGCTGCCCGAGGGCACGGTCAAATCGCGGATCAACCGCGGCCGTCTCGAACTCGCGCGCCAGATTCGTCGTCTTCAGGAAAGAAGCGGAGCCAGGGAATGA
- a CDS encoding STAS domain-containing protein, producing the protein MNLTTERVQDVTIVRVKETRMMYPLLGEFSTTVSGLITDGTRKLVVDLAEVAYVDSATIGCLMDLYRQMSAVGGAFKLASVQRRVETMLTMTGAQNFIDVHQSEPEAIESFGGGDGHD; encoded by the coding sequence ATGAACCTGACCACCGAACGCGTGCAGGACGTCACGATCGTCCGGGTGAAGGAGACCCGGATGATGTACCCGCTGCTCGGGGAGTTCTCGACCACCGTGTCGGGGCTGATCACCGACGGCACCCGGAAGCTCGTCGTCGACCTCGCCGAGGTGGCCTACGTCGACTCGGCCACCATCGGCTGCCTCATGGACCTCTATCGCCAGATGTCGGCCGTCGGTGGCGCGTTCAAGCTCGCCTCGGTGCAGCGGCGCGTCGAGACGATGCTGACGATGACGGGGGCCCAGAACTTCATCGACGTCCACCAGAGCGAGCCGGAGGCCATCGAGAGTTTCGGGGGCGGAGATGGCC